The following proteins come from a genomic window of Priestia filamentosa:
- the allC gene encoding allantoate deiminase: MEEKKKLTLAQQTAEMVEWLASFGGSESGGVTRLLYSESWKLAQEALKARMEEASLHAYYDDAGNLFGRLEGSEKEGRAILTGSHIDTVVNGGKYDGAYGIIAGFLALKYLSEHYGRPKKTIEVVSLCEEEGSRFPMTYWGSGSITGLRSLDDVYVLKDQEGTSFIEAMEKSGFGKGKYQLPGSAHFDCFIELHIEQGEVLERENKSIGVVSHIVGQRRYNVTVNGESNHAGTTPMKWRKDAMNTASALIQVLMEKSKRMPADLVVTVGQMIVEPNIPNVIPNKVTFSIDIRHSDSDIIQSFCQEAFESFEGLARERGTSLDIHKWMDEHPIKMCENLNELSTTILQTEGTSFKEMTSGAGHDSQVFGQFIPTSLLFVPSHKGISHSPHEFTKTEDLEKGINLLIKILHKLAY, translated from the coding sequence ATGGAGGAAAAGAAAAAGCTCACACTAGCACAGCAAACAGCTGAGATGGTGGAATGGTTAGCTTCATTTGGAGGAAGTGAAAGCGGTGGAGTGACACGACTTCTTTATTCTGAGAGTTGGAAACTTGCTCAAGAGGCGCTCAAAGCACGAATGGAGGAGGCTTCTTTACATGCTTACTATGATGATGCTGGAAACCTCTTTGGAAGGTTAGAAGGTAGCGAAAAAGAAGGTCGTGCAATTCTTACAGGCTCTCATATTGATACGGTCGTAAATGGAGGGAAATATGACGGAGCATACGGAATTATTGCAGGATTTCTTGCGCTCAAATATTTATCTGAGCATTACGGTCGTCCCAAAAAAACAATTGAAGTTGTTTCACTATGTGAGGAAGAAGGAAGTCGATTTCCAATGACCTACTGGGGGTCAGGAAGTATTACAGGACTAAGATCACTTGATGACGTTTATGTATTAAAAGATCAAGAAGGTACTTCATTTATAGAAGCAATGGAAAAGTCAGGATTTGGGAAGGGAAAGTATCAGCTTCCAGGAAGTGCTCATTTCGATTGTTTTATCGAATTGCATATTGAGCAAGGGGAAGTGCTGGAACGAGAAAACAAATCCATTGGCGTTGTGTCTCATATTGTTGGACAGCGCCGATACAATGTAACGGTCAACGGTGAAAGTAACCATGCTGGAACAACCCCAATGAAGTGGCGAAAGGATGCAATGAACACGGCTTCAGCACTTATTCAAGTACTAATGGAGAAGTCGAAAAGAATGCCTGCTGATCTTGTTGTAACAGTGGGTCAAATGATTGTTGAGCCAAATATACCAAATGTTATCCCAAATAAGGTAACATTCAGTATTGATATTCGTCATAGTGACAGTGATATTATTCAATCATTCTGTCAGGAGGCATTTGAAAGCTTTGAAGGTCTAGCGAGAGAAAGGGGCACATCATTAGACATTCACAAGTGGATGGATGAGCATCCTATTAAAATGTGTGAAAACCTTAACGAACTTTCAACAACAATCCTTCAAACAGAAGGCACTTCATTTAAAGAAATGACTAGTGGAGCTGGACATGATTCGCAGGTTTTCGGACAATTCATCCCTACCTCGCTTTTGTTCGTTCCAAGTCATAAAGGAATAAGTCATTCACCGCACGAATTTACTAAAACAGAAGATTTAGAAAAGGGAATAAATCTTTTAATTAAAATATTGCACAAGTTAGCTTATTAA